From the Terriglobia bacterium genome, the window CTGGCGCGATGTTTTGTAAGCAGGCGCGATGTTTTTTAAGCAGGCGCGATGTTTTGTAAGCAGGCGCGATGTTTTGTAAGCAGGCGCGATGTTTTGTAAGCAGGCGCGTTGTTTTATTAGCAGGCGCGATGTTTTGTTGGCCGGCGCGATGTTTTGTTGGCAGGCGCGATGTTTTATTAGCGGGCGCGTGCGCATATATATAAGGTAGGGCCTCCGCATCCCCAGGTTCCGGCTTCTTCCTCGATCCCCGGCCCACCCTGAACTGCCAGTTCAGGAATCCTGACATTCAGTTCAGGGTACCCGTGGCGATCCTTCCCAGCGAAGAACCTAACTCGTTGATAAATATAGTTCGGCCAGACCCTGCCCCATTTGGCACGGCGGTTGCGTTATAGGAGCCCGCGAGACGTGATCTCGCAAAAACAAACTTCACAGAAAGAGGAAAAAAACATGGCTACAAAGTCGAAGATTCTGAAATTGAACATTGTTCATCCGTCCCCGAGAACGAAGGTCGCGGACTTGTTGTCCCGCGGTCACTCGGTTTTCACGGACATGGGCGTCAAGGTTGACGTGTTCGGGACCCCGCCCCTTCCCTTGACAACGCTGAAGCAGGACCTGGACAACCTGACCACGTCGTCTGCGGCTGCAAACGATGGCGGCAAGAAAGACATTGCGCAACGGGATAAGGACCGTCAGGTGGTCGAGCAGGATCTGGATCTGCTCTCCGCCTGGGTGCTGAAGATTGCCAATGGCGATCCGGCCATCGTCACATCCAGTGGCTTCATGCTGGCTTCGCCACGTGCGAAGTCCTCGCCTGAGCCGCTGCCGCAGCCGGTGGTGGATTCCGTCACTCAAGGGGTGAGCCGCCAGCTGCTGGCTGAGATTTCTCCCGTTCCGAAGGCGCACGGTTACGTTTTGCGTATTGCACCGCTGACAAACGGGGTCCCCGACACCTGGACCGAAGTCACCGTGACCTCCACCAAGGGCGCGGTGGCGTTCAACGACCTGACGCCGGGTACCATCTATGCATTCCAGGTTAAAGCGCTCGGTAAAGCGGGCTTTACGAACTGGAGTGATTCCGTTACACGCATGTGCATCTAGCGTGATGGCCTGGGCCTGCCGCGAAAGTGGCAGGCCCGCATTTCAACCTTTGCATTGTCCCAGCTTGACCACCCCGTCTGCTCGCAATAAGGTGGCTTCGCGACTATCTTATGGAGCTCGCATCCACCCCTCCTGTGTCAGGAGGGGAGTTGCAGAACTGCACTACATCTTGTGCCTTTTGTGCTTCTTGTGTTCCGTTCTTTGCTTGTTGCCAGATTTGTTCACACCTTATAAGATGCCCGCCCCATGGGCGCCAGACTTAGAGCGATTTCGGGACCGCTGGAAGGGAAGGAGTTTCCCTTCTTAGACAAGGAAACCACCGTCGGCAGAGGTGCGGAGAACCATATCGTCCTGAAGGATCCGTTGGTGTCCAAGCTGCATTTTGCGTTCTGGAGCGAGAGCGGGAAGTATTACTTCCGCCACGTCGGCACGCGGAATGGCGTCCGGGTCGACGGTGAGGTGAGCCTCCGCGGTCCGCTGAAGGAGGGCAGCCGGATCGAGTGCGGCACCACTATCTTTGTGGTTCTGATTCAAGACAGAGTGCCGCAGAAGTTTCTGACCGTGATCGACGGCGAGATCGCGAAAAACCAGGCTCTCGAAACCTTGCGCGTGGATTATTCCTCGATCGCGGACCTGACGTCCTACTATCGTGGGGGCATGGGGGCGGCTATCCAGATGGGCAGCTGTCTGAAGGCGATTCAAGATCCGCTCAAGCTGCTGGCGCACCTTCTCGATCTGATTTTCCGTATCATTCCTGCCAAATGCGGAGCGATCCTGATCAACGGCAAGCACATCGGGCCCGAGCCGGGCGATTTCGTTCTTCAGATCTATCGCGACTCCCGTTCCGGCCGCATAGAGCCCTTTCCTTTCAATACCCGGCTTGTGGCCGAAGTCCAGGCAACGCGCGAACCCCGCATGCCGAGCACGATCGTTCCTCCCACGATTTGCGTTCCCTTGCTTTCCGGCGAACAGCTCAAGGGCGTCCTTTATCTGGAAGGTGTCCGGGGCGCGGCCGCCTTCGAGCCGGAGCATCTGCAATGGGCCGAGCAACTCGCGGATATGCTGGTCACGGGGCTCGGTGAGTCGCGGCAGGTCGAAACCATCCGTCACGAAAGGGATGTGTTGAAAGCGGGGCAAGGGACCGGCCCCGAGCTGGTCGGAGAAAGCGAGGCCATCCAAAGCGTTCTCGAACGGATCGAAGTTGCAGCAGGCTCGGATATCCCGGCTCTGATCACAGGCGAGACCGGGACCGGTAAGGAGGTCGTCGCCCGGATGATTCATGCGAGGAGCAACCGTGCCGCTGAACCTTTTGTCGCTGTCAACTGTCCGGCCGTCCCCGAAACGCTCTTCGAAAGCGAGCTTTACGGGCACGTCAAAGGTGCCTTCACCGGCGCGACCGAATCCCGGGACGGCAAGTTCAAGCTGGCGGACCGCGGGACGCTGCTGCTGGACGAGATCGGCGAGCTGAAGATGGAGATGCAGCCGAAACTGCTCCGTGCCCTGGAGCAGTTCGAATTCGAGCCGGTCGGCTCTAAACGAACCGTGACAGTCGACGTCCGTGTGATCGCCTCCACGAACGTGGACCTGGAAGAGGCGGTCCGCCATCACCGCTTTCGCGAGGATCTGTATCAGCGCCTGAAGGACCTCATTATCGTCCTGCCGCCTTTACGCGAGCGGCGCGAAGATATCCCGCTGCTGCTCGATCATTTTCTGGGCCGCTTCGGGACCGGCGCCGGAGTCAGCGGGATCGCGCCGGACGCCCTGAAAGCCGTGCTGGCCTACGATTGGCCAGGCAATGTCCGGGACCTCCGCGGCATGGTCCGGTCCGGAGTGGCGTTCGCGAAGGCCGGCGGCTCGCCTGTTATCCGGATGAAAGATTTGCCTCCGGCACTGCTGGAGCCACGGAGCGCGGCTGCCGCAGCCGCCGCACCTGCACCTGCACAAAGTAACGTCCGAAAGAGCGCCCGCGAGATCGCGCTCGACATCGTGACGGCCGAGATCGAGAGGGTTTATGCCGAAACCCGCAATAAAGCGGAAACGGCGAGACGCCTCGGCTACAGCGAACGCTATGTGTACCGGAGGCTCGAGAGCGGAAATAAGGACCGATAGCTCGGTGGCGTGGACATTCCCCGCCTTTTCAAGGCGGGGTGCCCGAGCGATCAAACGTTAGAACGCTCGGGCGGGGCGGTTATCCACGAACCGCGCAGCGCACCTTATTTTGTTGGAAGTTACTAACCGCCCCGTCTGCGCCGCTAAGGAACGGAACCATTTTATTTGTGGCGCATCCACCCCGCCTTGAAAAGGCGGGGTATATACCTATACCGGACGCCGTATAATGCCGCTACTCGAAATGAAGAGATACAAGCTGGAACGGGAACTCGGGCAGGGAACCGCGGGCATCGTCTATAAGGCCTTAGATACACTCACGGAGCAGATCGTCGCGGTGAAAGTGTTTCACGATTTCCTCGGCGTCCCGGTACGCGAGCTGGAGATCGCCCGCCGGATCCGGCATCCCAACGTATGCTGCGTCCACGAATATCATGAAGAGGACGGAGTCAAATTGCTGTCGATGGAGTACATCGATGGCCTCACTCTGGCGGAGCGGCTCCCTGAAGGGGCGCTTTCCCGGAGCGAAATCCTGACCATCGCCGGCGAATTCCTCGACGGCCTTGAAGCGATCCATAAGATGGGTTCCATGCATCTCGACCTGAAGCCTGGAAACCTCATGCTCACGCGAGATGGCCACGTCAAAATCCTGGACTTCGGACAAGCCCGCCGGATCGATCCCGATGATTACGAAACCGGAAACGCCCCGGGCGGCACTCCCGCATACCGCGCTCCCGAACTGTCAACTGGCGCGCCGCGTGATCCGCGCGCAGATATCTATTCCTTCGGAGTGATTTTCGCCGAGATGCTTTGCGGCGAGCACCCCAGACCGCCGGTTCCGATCGATTTTCCCGCCGATGTGCGGGGCGAGGTCCGATCCACGATCGAATGCTGCGTCGAGATGGATCGCAACAAGCGCTTCAACTCGGTTGCGGATGTTCGCAACGCAGCGGCCCTGAACGCGCCACAGCTGCAGCCGTCCCGGGGCCGCACCGCGTTTCTAGCCGCCGCGGCCGCCGCATTAATTCTGATCGCAATCTACTTTTTCTCTTCTGTCGGCGCAGTAAAGAACGCCGCAACATCCGGACAAGGGACGAAAACGGTTGTGAAACGGGAGCAGAAGACGATTGACCGCGTCGCCGTCCTTAACTTCCACAACCTCAGCGGCGACGCCGCTCTCGAGTCTTACACGGCCGGCATTGCAGAAACCATCACCGCCGAGCTCGCGCAGGTCAGCGGGCTCATTGTCGTCGACCGCGATCGCGTGCTCAGCGCCGCCCACGATATCGACATCCCGAAGTTGGATATCATTCCAGCCGCCAACGCCGCAGAGATCGGCAAAGCCATCGGAGTCGACGCGCTGATTACCGGAAGCATCCAGAAATCCGGCACGGACGTGAGGCTCATCGGACGTATCATCGATTCCGCTACCGGCCAGGTGTTCGGCTCTACGCCCGCTATTGACGGCGCATTCCAGGACCTCTTTAAACTGCAGGCCGATCTCGCCGGGCAATTAGTCGCCCTCATTCACGGCACTCCCGTCGAGCGTTCCCAGAAAGCGCCTCGCGACGCGCACAGCAGCGAAGCCTTCCAGGCGTTCTCGAGCGGCGTCTACTACCTGGAGCACGATCTTCCCGCCGATGCCCTCAAAGCCTTCGACCGAACGCTCGCGATCGATCGGCAATATCCCGCCGCCAACCATTACCGCGGTCTGACGCTCGCGAAGCTGAACCGCCTCGATGACGCAAGCGATGCTTTCAAGCGTGCCCTTCCGCAATCGAAAGCCGAAGAAGACCGTCACCTGGAACTGGCGTCCGGCCTATTCCAGCTCCGTCAGCGGCATTGTCCGCGCCAATGACACGGTGTGGCGCCACTTGCAACGGGATCTGTTCGCTCCGCACCGGCCGACATCCCTGCAGCGTGCCGCCTACGGCGAAAGCAACGGCAAGTCGACCGTCCTGCAGTTCGTGGATCTCGCCAAGCGGGGGTTCCGCCGGGTGGAGGTCGCGGATGAACACATTCTTTTGAACGCGAATGCCTACGGCAACGACAACCTGACGATCGTGCCGTCGATCGATCCGAAGGCCTCGCCCGCGCAACAGAAGATCGGCTTATATGCCTTTTCAAAAGACGGCAGCCTGGCCTGGCATGCCGGACTCGCCGATTTCGGCAAGGACATGCCGCGCTACGCACCCATCGGCGGCGCCGTCTACATCTATTACCCGGCGTTGCGCCGCTTCGATCTGCTCGACGGCCGCACGGGTGATCGGCTGTGGGAGAGGGATGGTCTCGCATTGGACGGCGTCGAGGCGCCCTGGACCGCGAGCACGAAGGCTTACGGCGACATTTTCATATTGAGATCGGAAGGCGTCTATCACGCCATCCGGAAATCGAATGGAAGCGATGCCTGGACCGTGCGCGTTCAGTCGAAGCAACCGTCGGAGCTGCTGACGACCCGGGGTCTGGTGGTCTTCGAGCCCGAACGCCGGATCTTCATTGTCGATCTTGAAACCGGTAAGACGACGGGCGAAATCGCGATCGAGCAATTCGCGGATACGTTGCGGACGGCGGCCGGGCCGCAGTACCTGGTGAGCGCTATGGCGCGCGGCAGCGTCCTTTATATGATGGCCCGAAACCTCGATTTCTGCGCGATCGACCTGGCGAGGGCAGCCATCCTCTGGCGCACGCCTTTGAAAAGGACCGTGCAACATATTCGCGTCCTGGGCAACCGCCTTTACCTCGGTACGGCGCAGGGCGACATCGTGGTGCTCGATTCTGCCTCCGGCGCCGTGATTCGTACGATTCAGGTATCCGCCAAGGGCGTGCTGCTCGATAGTGTCGGCGATAATGGCCTGATCGTGCGGGCCGACAAGACACTCTACAGTCTGGCGCTTGACGGCACCAAAAACTGGGAATACCCCGGCGTGGACATGGGGCCTGCCGTGACGTTTGTCGATGGCGCCGCGGTTTTCTATCGGTCTCCGCTGCAGATTTCGGCCATCGATACCGCAACCGGAAACCAGCTCTGGCAATACCAGGGCACCGGAACGACGCCACCATCGGTCCTGTCCGACAGCGGCCGGCTGTTCATTATCGATGACACGGGCGTGAAGCAGTACCGGACTTCCGGACCCGCAACCGCCGTGACCGAGATGACCACGCTGACCGAGCTGGCGCGAACCTATCGCGCGAAGCACGACTTGAATCAGGCGCGTGCGTTTGCCGCGCAGGCGTCGGTGCTCGATCCGGATTATCCGCCGCTGGTGCTGCTCGAGGCGCGGCTGTCGCAGGCGGCGGGCAACGCGGCAGAGAGTGGAAGGGAACTGGCACGCTACGCCGATCTGGTCGGGCTCGATTCGAACGATGGGCGGCGGACGATCGACGAATTGAAGCGCGATCACGGGTTGTTATGGGTGACGCAGATCGGGACGGATGTCGCCGGCGAGCCGGTGCGAATTGGAGAGCGCCTCGTGAGCATCGGCCGGAAATCCGCGCAGGATTCGGAGGGTGTTCCCATCGATCGCACGATCATGGGCCTGGATCCCGAGACCGGCGCGATCGCCTGGCGCTTCGCCACCGAACGGTTCATCGCCTCGGTCGCCGTTCCGGAACCGCAACCTTGTATATATTACGTGGCCGGAAGTCAGGCCGACCTGAACAGCTTCTATCTCTACCGCGTCGATGTGCGCAGCGGTGACCGCAAGCAGGTCGCCGTGTGGAAAGGCAAACAGCGTATCGACCAGGCCTGGATCGCGTTTGTCGGGAGCCGCATCTTCGTAGCCAGTGTGGTGCCCGATATCAACACCCACACCGTTCAGGTCTTCGTCGACGCCTTCGACGCAGCCTCCGGCATGCATGCCTGGACGCACAACCAAACCCTGAAGATCGGCGACCGCGACGCCGGCGAACCGATCCGCATGTTTGTCGCGCGCGACAACCTGGCCGCGTACTCCGCCGGCGGGCAAACCTACGCGCTCCGCGTTGCGGATGGCTCGCTCCAGCCGGCGCCAACCTGGCCTATGCCTGCTGTCGAGTCCCGCGCACGCAGAGACTTACTCTGGCCGTCTTCAACGACGTTCATCGACGGCCGCCGGCTGTTCGCCTTCACGGCCCACGGCCACGCCTTCGCGATCCGGACCAGCGATTGAAAATGAACCCGAGCAGCCGCAGATGACGCGGATGACGCAGATGGGCTGTGCGCATTTTTACTTCCCATCACGCGCACTTCGGCGTCACACTCTTGGGCAGAACGTCGTTGGAGAAATGTGATGAGAAGAATTCACTGGGCGTTGTTGCTGGTGGCGACTGTGGGCAGCGTTGCTGCGACGAGAGTAAGGCCGGTTTCGGCTCAGGGTGCAGCTACCCCGAAATTCGATGTTGCTTCGGTGAAAGCGAACAAGTCCGGGACAACGCAGGCGAATATTACTTCACCGCCGGACGGCATCATCATCGTCAATCTTCCGTTGCGCGGCATCATCCAACTGTTTTTCCAGATTAACCAGCCATCGAAAGTGATCGGCATTCCCGATTGGACCATCACCGAGCGGTTCGATATCAACGCACGCGCGGCAGGACCGATCACGGCCGATGAGCGGCGCGCGATGGTGCAGGCGTTGCTCGCGGACCGATTCAAGCTCGTGGCGCGGCGCGAGAAGCGTGAAGTCACCGTTCTGGCGCTGATGCTCAATCGAGCCGACGGAAAGCTCGGCCCCAATTTGATCGAGAACAAGGTCTGCATTCAACCGGGCGCTGCGACCGCTCAGGGCGAAACGGCGGCGGGCGCTCCACCGCCTGTCTGCGGTCCGAAAACCGGCGGCGCCGGCAGATTGCTGCTGGTCGGCATGCCGATGCAGGGATTCACCAGCCTGCTTGCCCTGGTGCTTGGCGGCACGGTGGTCGACAAGACGGGGCTGACCGGCCGCTACGACATCGACCTCAATTACGCACCGGAGCGGCAGCTTCCCCGGGGTGCGGAGATCCCAGGGACGCCTGCCGATCCCAATGGACCTTCCATATATACCGCCGTTCGCGAGCAACTCGGACTGAAGCTTGAGCAGCAGCGGGATCAAGAGGAAGTCCTGGTGATCGATCACATCGAACGACCGGGCGAGAACTGACATGCGGGTTGCACCAATCCTGCTTGCCACGGGAATTGTCGTTCTGGCGCTGTGCCTGCAATACGCAGGCGCGCAATCCGCCCGCCCGCAATTTGAAGTGGCTTCGGTGAAGCCGAACAAGTCCGCGGCGACTTTCAGTGATGAAACGTGCCACGGAACGGATTCAAATTACAGTCCCGCAGCCGAGGTGCCGCCGTTGGGCCGCTGCAGGGTTATTCACTCGTCCCTCAAACGCATCATCAGCTATGCCTATTTAGGCAGGCTTTTACCCCCGCAAATGAAGCAAAGAATCATTGGTGGCCCGGGTTGGATGAGTAGCGACAGATTTGATATCGATGCAAAGGCTGAGGACGCCTCGGTAACAACCGGGCAACTTCGAGAGATGCTCCAGACTCTTTTGACCGACCGATTCAAGCTTCAGTCGCACTTTGAAACGAAAGAGACGCCGGGATTCGCTTTAACGCTGGCAAAAGGCGGCTCCAAACTTGTCGAATCGAAGTCTCAGGAGGAACGGTCCAGTACGATGGGTAGTCCGGGCCAATTATCTACAGAGAATACGAAACTCTCGGAATCGTTGGTGCGGTTCCTCAATTCCGGGACTGCCCTGGACGGCCCGGTCGTCGATCAGACAGGCTTGATCGGGAAATATACCTTCACCTTGAAATGGTCCCCGGAATCCGGCGCTCCAGCAGGTGCCGATCCGTCCGGCCCATCGTTGTTCACCGCATTGCAGGAGCAGCTTGGCCTCAGGCTGCAGCCAATAAAAACGACGATTGAAATTCTAGTCATCGACCACGCTGAAAAGCCTGGCGAGAATTAAGTCCCGCGATGCTGCTGCCTGCCGGATAACCTTCGGAAGAATCCTGCTCCCATTAGCGTGCAGATCACGCCGGCGATGTTCCCGCTGAAGGCAATCAGCCATGTTGGGTAAGCGATGGCCGCCGGGCTCCGGCTCAGTGTGAATATCGTCAAGGCCAAAGCGGCGAGCACTGTTGCGCTGAAAGCAAGCACCATCGCTTTCTGGTGCGGCTGGTAAAGACGATTCAGAATCCAACCAATGCCTGCCCAACCCGACCATGATAGCGTCAACGACAATCCGATCAGCACTCCTGCGGACAAATGTGGATACGCTGGAAGAAGTATGGATGTCCACCGATATTCCAACCTGAGAATGCCGTTGACGTAGACAACAATCGTGCGAAACAAGAAGCCACTTGCCAGGAGTAACGTCCAGCCCGTGAAGATCGCACGAAGGGTGAGAACCTTCTGTTCGCAGATTTCCTGGACGGCGCTCGCGATAATCGCCAGGAGCACCTGTCTCCAGTACCAGAGGCGAGAGCGTCCTTGACGATAGCGCTCCTCCAGGTCACCTGCGACGGCTGCGTTATTCGCCCCACATCCGAATTGTTCCAGTAACCATGTTGCCGCCATTGGTGGCCGTGCGGATCTCATGCCTTCCCCCCTTGCAACTCCGGCAGCCCGTTCCATAATTTAACCAATGACCGCTGTGTCTCCCGCACTTCCTTCAGCCCACGCGCAGTCACATGGAAATACTTCTTCGCCCGACCACCACGCTCTGCTGTGGGCTCACCAAGCTCGGAGGTCACGAAGCCTTTATCCTCCAGCCGCTCCAGCGCCGCATACACACTGCCGATGGCCACATCCCGGCCCGTGCGCTTCTCCAGCTCTTCAGAGATGGGAACGCCATAAGCCTTATCGCCCAGGCGGATGAGCACAAGGATCACCATCAGTTCAAAGCTGCCGAGTTGGTCGCGCTTGGTCATATATCTTCAAGTATAGCGAATAACATCGGCAGCGCAAGAAAAACCTCGGCAGCCGCTTGCTCGTGCTCGCTGGCGGCGTTTTTTATCGCCCCGCCTTGTTGGCAGCCGATTAAAACTTTCGTTGCCGGACCGGCAGCCAAGCCGGAAGCATTGAGATGAGTGCCGTGTCTCTCAAAATGAAATGATGGTAGAGCGCAGCGAGTGCATGGAACACCCCCAACCAGATAATCGCATCCCCCAGCCAAGTGTGAAGACGGGACACCGTCACGCCTGCGTCATGTGAAACTATGGGCAGAGCGGGAATGGACCATCCACCGAGCAGCATCAACGGATGTCCTTCGAGCCAAGCGCCTGCAATGGCTGTGAGTGGAACTGCGAAAAGCAAAAGATAAAGTCCGGTCTCGACGCCCCTTCGCGCCCTGCGCATCCACGGTGCGGCTTCGAGCGGGTCCGGCCGTCTTTCCCCCAATCTCCACAACAAACGGATCGTGACAAGCGCGAGCACACACAGCCCCACGGTTTCGTGAAGCTGCCGTTGGAAATCGCGGGAACGCAGGTAAACGCGTCCCTCCGAGCCCCCGAGTCCATTGCTGAACGCGTACACGACGAGAATTGCCGTCACCCAGTGCAGAAGTTGAGCGATGCCGCCGTACCGCTCGATCCGTTCCATGGAGAAGCACCTTAACACAGGACGCGCACAACGCTAAAAGGCTACTGGGTCGTTGCCTCTGCCGCCGGCAGGTTACGGTCTGGACTTCTTGGATGGCTTCACCGGTTGTGCCTTCTTCGGCGGCGCGGGCTTGCGAATGCGTTCGACCTTCCAGGTACGAATGACTTGAGGATGGCGCGACTTGTCCATTTCTTGCTCCTTGCACGGCTTTGGCGGTTTTTGTCGTCGCCCTGCGCGGCTACTTCCCACAGGTGCGCGTGAAGACTGCCTTGCTGAAGCGCGGCAGGCCATTGGCATCGTTGCCGTCGGAGAGGTAATCCTTCGAGAAGCAGTCCGTTCGGATGTACTTCTTGCCATCATACCGGTACCATCAGTTCAAAGCGGCCGAGTTGGTCGCGCTTGGTGATTTCATTTAGGATAGTGAATAAATATGGGCGTATGCAACTATTTGTCAAATCCGTGTTGCTGTGCGTTACTGTTTAGAAGGGCCGAGCCCGTGAGCCAATCAGCAGACGATCACTTTCCAACCAGCGTCTTCGCTTTCAGTGGCCGAGCCGTGCTGGCGTTGATGTTATGCGTCCTGGCTGGTGGCGTGGCCTGCTGGCTTCCCACCGTCATTGTACAAGCGGTCGCGTTTGCGCTCATTCAAAATACGGACATGCAGACTGGGCAACAGCTTGCGGTCCAGGCTGCACTTGATCTCGTCGCTCCATAGCTCGTAATTACGCTTTGCAGTGGCGTAAGTGAGACCGATCTTCTCAGGGGCTTGCGTGGGCTGCATGGCGTCGTCGGTGAAGGCTCTCTTGAGCTGCGCCAGTTTGTCAGCGGGAAGGTGTGCCATTTATCGACCTATTCAGGCCCGTTTCGGCCAATTGCTCATGGACGTTTCAAAAATCTGAAGTAGAAGGCTGCGAATATTAAGACGATACCTATATTCACTGCCAGCCGTTCCCAGAACTGGTTCTTGAAAAACAGGAAATCTACTGCGACCACAACGGCTATCATGAGCAGGACGTAAAGCGCGATAGTCACTTGGTTTCCCATTTCAATCCCTCATTAAATCTATTGTAGTGTTATCGCCCTGGGTAATGTGGTGGGGCGCACGTGCTGAGGCAGTTGGGCGGGTGAGATGGTGGGCAGGTTCGCTAGCTGGGTACCCGTAGGTAGCTGCTTGTCGCTGTCTCGAAAAAGACCCTGAGCTCCTTGCGATAGAAACAGGATATGTATCCCCCGAATCGCGCTTCCGGGTGGCCGCGTCGACGCCTATCCGCGCGGGAGCGTGTTCTTCCAGATCACGCCGTCCTTGACGATCACCACGAGGTTGCGGTCGAAGTCCCGCAGCAGGTCGATATTTTGCGTCGGGTCTTCGTCGACGAGCAGCATGTCCGCCCAGGCG encodes:
- a CDS encoding sigma 54-interacting transcriptional regulator, which translates into the protein MGARLRAISGPLEGKEFPFLDKETTVGRGAENHIVLKDPLVSKLHFAFWSESGKYYFRHVGTRNGVRVDGEVSLRGPLKEGSRIECGTTIFVVLIQDRVPQKFLTVIDGEIAKNQALETLRVDYSSIADLTSYYRGGMGAAIQMGSCLKAIQDPLKLLAHLLDLIFRIIPAKCGAILINGKHIGPEPGDFVLQIYRDSRSGRIEPFPFNTRLVAEVQATREPRMPSTIVPPTICVPLLSGEQLKGVLYLEGVRGAAAFEPEHLQWAEQLADMLVTGLGESRQVETIRHERDVLKAGQGTGPELVGESEAIQSVLERIEVAAGSDIPALITGETGTGKEVVARMIHARSNRAAEPFVAVNCPAVPETLFESELYGHVKGAFTGATESRDGKFKLADRGTLLLDEIGELKMEMQPKLLRALEQFEFEPVGSKRTVTVDVRVIASTNVDLEEAVRHHRFREDLYQRLKDLIIVLPPLRERREDIPLLLDHFLGRFGTGAGVSGIAPDALKAVLAYDWPGNVRDLRGMVRSGVAFAKAGGSPVIRMKDLPPALLEPRSAAAAAAAPAPAQSNVRKSAREIALDIVTAEIERVYAETRNKAETARRLGYSERYVYRRLESGNKDR
- a CDS encoding fibronectin type III domain-containing protein, producing the protein MATKSKILKLNIVHPSPRTKVADLLSRGHSVFTDMGVKVDVFGTPPLPLTTLKQDLDNLTTSSAAANDGGKKDIAQRDKDRQVVEQDLDLLSAWVLKIANGDPAIVTSSGFMLASPRAKSSPEPLPQPVVDSVTQGVSRQLLAEISPVPKAHGYVLRIAPLTNGVPDTWTEVTVTSTKGAVAFNDLTPGTIYAFQVKALGKAGFTNWSDSVTRMCI
- a CDS encoding TIGR03435 family protein; translation: MRVAPILLATGIVVLALCLQYAGAQSARPQFEVASVKPNKSAATFSDETCHGTDSNYSPAAEVPPLGRCRVIHSSLKRIISYAYLGRLLPPQMKQRIIGGPGWMSSDRFDIDAKAEDASVTTGQLREMLQTLLTDRFKLQSHFETKETPGFALTLAKGGSKLVESKSQEERSSTMGSPGQLSTENTKLSESLVRFLNSGTALDGPVVDQTGLIGKYTFTLKWSPESGAPAGADPSGPSLFTALQEQLGLRLQPIKTTIEILVIDHAEKPGEN
- a CDS encoding PQQ-binding-like beta-propeller repeat protein codes for the protein MTQAMLSSVPFRNRKPKKTVTWNWRPAYSSSVSGIVRANDTVWRHLQRDLFAPHRPTSLQRAAYGESNGKSTVLQFVDLAKRGFRRVEVADEHILLNANAYGNDNLTIVPSIDPKASPAQQKIGLYAFSKDGSLAWHAGLADFGKDMPRYAPIGGAVYIYYPALRRFDLLDGRTGDRLWERDGLALDGVEAPWTASTKAYGDIFILRSEGVYHAIRKSNGSDAWTVRVQSKQPSELLTTRGLVVFEPERRIFIVDLETGKTTGEIAIEQFADTLRTAAGPQYLVSAMARGSVLYMMARNLDFCAIDLARAAILWRTPLKRTVQHIRVLGNRLYLGTAQGDIVVLDSASGAVIRTIQVSAKGVLLDSVGDNGLIVRADKTLYSLALDGTKNWEYPGVDMGPAVTFVDGAAVFYRSPLQISAIDTATGNQLWQYQGTGTTPPSVLSDSGRLFIIDDTGVKQYRTSGPATAVTEMTTLTELARTYRAKHDLNQARAFAAQASVLDPDYPPLVLLEARLSQAAGNAAESGRELARYADLVGLDSNDGRRTIDELKRDHGLLWVTQIGTDVAGEPVRIGERLVSIGRKSAQDSEGVPIDRTIMGLDPETGAIAWRFATERFIASVAVPEPQPCIYYVAGSQADLNSFYLYRVDVRSGDRKQVAVWKGKQRIDQAWIAFVGSRIFVASVVPDINTHTVQVFVDAFDAASGMHAWTHNQTLKIGDRDAGEPIRMFVARDNLAAYSAGGQTYALRVADGSLQPAPTWPMPAVESRARRDLLWPSSTTFIDGRRLFAFTAHGHAFAIRTSD
- a CDS encoding cytochrome b, giving the protein MERIERYGGIAQLLHWVTAILVVYAFSNGLGGSEGRVYLRSRDFQRQLHETVGLCVLALVTIRLLWRLGERRPDPLEAAPWMRRARRGVETGLYLLLFAVPLTAIAGAWLEGHPLMLLGGWSIPALPIVSHDAGVTVSRLHTWLGDAIIWLGVFHALAALYHHFILRDTALISMLPAWLPVRQRKF
- a CDS encoding helix-turn-helix transcriptional regulator — its product is MTKRDQLGSFELMVILVLIRLGDKAYGVPISEELEKRTGRDVAIGSVYAALERLEDKGFVTSELGEPTAERGGRAKKYFHVTARGLKEVRETQRSLVKLWNGLPELQGGKA
- a CDS encoding serine/threonine-protein kinase; protein product: MPLLEMKRYKLERELGQGTAGIVYKALDTLTEQIVAVKVFHDFLGVPVRELEIARRIRHPNVCCVHEYHEEDGVKLLSMEYIDGLTLAERLPEGALSRSEILTIAGEFLDGLEAIHKMGSMHLDLKPGNLMLTRDGHVKILDFGQARRIDPDDYETGNAPGGTPAYRAPELSTGAPRDPRADIYSFGVIFAEMLCGEHPRPPVPIDFPADVRGEVRSTIECCVEMDRNKRFNSVADVRNAAALNAPQLQPSRGRTAFLAAAAAALILIAIYFFSSVGAVKNAATSGQGTKTVVKREQKTIDRVAVLNFHNLSGDAALESYTAGIAETITAELAQVSGLIVVDRDRVLSAAHDIDIPKLDIIPAANAAEIGKAIGVDALITGSIQKSGTDVRLIGRIIDSATGQVFGSTPAIDGAFQDLFKLQADLAGQLVALIHGTPVERSQKAPRDAHSSEAFQAFSSGVYYLEHDLPADALKAFDRTLAIDRQYPAANHYRGLTLAKLNRLDDASDAFKRALPQSKAEEDRHLELASGLFQLRQRHCPRQ
- a CDS encoding TIGR03435 family protein translates to MRRIHWALLLVATVGSVAATRVRPVSAQGAATPKFDVASVKANKSGTTQANITSPPDGIIIVNLPLRGIIQLFFQINQPSKVIGIPDWTITERFDINARAAGPITADERRAMVQALLADRFKLVARREKREVTVLALMLNRADGKLGPNLIENKVCIQPGAATAQGETAAGAPPPVCGPKTGGAGRLLLVGMPMQGFTSLLALVLGGTVVDKTGLTGRYDIDLNYAPERQLPRGAEIPGTPADPNGPSIYTAVREQLGLKLEQQRDQEEVLVIDHIERPGEN